GCGTCTGCTGTTACAAAAAGATTTGCTCCGCCAATAGCGACAGCTGTTCCAAGTGTAGCACCTGCACCAGAATCTTTAATATCCCAAACTCCATCCATTGCAGCGCTTACAGTTGTTTTTCCCTCTCCACCTGTAAATTCTTCAATAGTTATTCCTGCGAAAGATTGATCTGCTGCCGAGCTTGCAGCTGCTGTATTTGGGTCTGCTGAGAAATATAAAATTGTTCCTTTTGGTATTGGAGTTGCTGTTGCAACTGTCCTGCTTCTAATAACCTTAGGTGCTATAATACAAACTGCTTCATCTGCCATGCTTTAATATAGAAATATCTTGTTTAAATATCTTCCTCTTTTAAGGAAGTCTCTTTCTTTTCTTCTTCTGTGAATTCTTTTATCTTTTCATCACATAAATCTATTATTTTTTCAGCCATTTCAATCTGCATTAAATTAGTTTTTATAAGAACTTCGTTGTTAAATTTGTTTGTTTCCCAGTCTGCTTTTGTTATTGGAATTTCCATTTTATTTTTTCTTTGAGACTGGGCTCATTCCTGTTCCAGCATATCTTTCTTCTGCTTCTCTTGCCCATTTTTCATCAGCTGTTTCTGGCTTTGTTTGATTTTGTCCTGCGTAACTTCTTCCATTAACTAACATTTCCGCAGTTGCTTTTTCAATTCTCTTTCTTTCGTCTGTTATCTGCCCAAGAGTTTTTTTAGTTTCTTCAAGAATTTTTTTTGCTTCGTCTATTGGGTTAAATTCAATTTCTGCCGCTGTTAGCACTTCTCCACTATTAACCTGCACATCTTTAGCAATTTCATCAATCATTAATATTTTAAACTTTGTTCCTTTATTAACTTTTCGGGAGCGTTAGAATTTTTTTAAAAATTATCGGAGCGACTAATTTACAAAAGAAAAAATCTTTGTCTTGCAGTATTCACTTTCTTCTTTTTTCCAATAATTTTGAAACTTTGTAATAGCAACAATAAAAGATGCAATTAATCCAAAAACTATTCCCTGCCATGATAATCTTCCGCTTGATAAACTTCCAAGAAAAACTAAACTTCCTGCTAAAAATGAATTTATAATATTCCAAAATATTTCTTTTTTATTCTTCTGTGAAATTAATTTTGCCTTTGTGTATTGATTTGCCATTATTTTTTCATTATATTATTTAATTTGCCTGCTTTTTTTTCATCACTTTCTGGAGGATTATTTTTCGGCAGCTCATTTGTCGGCATATCTCCTGCTGTTTCTGTTACAGGCTCAAGAGAAGCTGGGAACTCAAAGTTAATTTCTATTCCTAACTGCAATCTTATCTGCTCTTCCATAAACTTTTGTTTTCTTTCTGTCGGCTGTTGGAACGCTAAATAAACAATCTTAGCCGAAGCATCAGTTGTTCCTTCACTCCATCCTATAATAACTTCCGGACAATTACATGCGCTTACAAAATTTCTTAATAAATTATTTAGATATTGAATTGCATCTACTGCAGAAGGTATTGCTGCTCCATCTTTTTCTTCCAGTGTTTTATCTGGGATTACTATAATTTCACAATTTTTATATGAGCTGTTTAGTTTTGCTTCTACTTCTGTCAAAGTTGTTGTGTCGTCTGTATTTGCTACAAATAATCTTAATGGCCTTACTATCCTATGAAATCTAATTCCTAAATCTTCTTGTAATTGCTTTATTTGTTTTATAATTGGCTCTGCTCTTTTTGCTAAACTTTTTCCGTGTATTTCATCAGCTAATCTATTCCAGCATAAATGAAATATTTGTTTTGGCTCAAATTTATTAACCATCTTTTTCTGCCCAGAAATTGTAATGTATTGTTCATATCTATCTAAAATTCCGTTGTCATTAACTATAATTTTTATTGTTCCTGGATTTATCGGCTTTAAATTTGTTATTCTTCCTGCTTTATCTTTTATTATTTCAGCGAAAGAATCTCCGCAGATCAATGCAGTTCTCAACTGATTTTCAAAGATAGAATTTATATCATCTTTTCCCCAGCCTTTAATATTTTTAATTTTGTTAATTTCTTTTTCTTGTCCTTTAAAACCCTTTCCTACTGTCCAGCTTGCTAAAATATCTACTAATGCTCCAAAAATAGAAACTTCTTCGTAATATCCGTGCCATTTATTAAAATCTGGTGTGTGAGAGCTTTCTTCTCCTGTAACTCCATCTATTTTTGAACTTTGAGAATTATAAAAATCTGTTGTGTTTGCTGTTGGGTCTGTATATGAATTTGTGTTTAAAGTCCCTACAACTGAATTTGAAACATCCATGTTGGAATTAGTTAGAAGATGTTAATAAATGTTTTTATGCGAGATAATACACATTAATTTGAATAGAATTTATAAAATAATCTTCAAAAACTGCATCTCTATTTCCTGAATAAGCAACTCCGAAATTATCTTGATTAATATCTTCTGCTGTCCATGTTTCCCCCCATAAATCCCCACTTCCCCCATAATAAGAATACGCCTCTACCGTTGGTAACGCTGTTAATAAAGGTTTATCATCTCCGCCAATTACTCCATTTTTTACTAATTTTACAGAATTATCAAACAAAGTCGTTCCTGTTCCCGAGTGGTCTAATCTCCAAATCTTAACTTTTATTCCTGTGATTATTGCTCCTGCTGGAATTTCAAAACCAAAATTCGTGCATTTCAAATAATGAGTTACATCTGGCGAAGAAGTATAAGCATAAGCTCCGTCATTTGTTGCTAAGGCAGTTACATAACTTACTCCGTCAAAAAGCCATGTTTCTGTTCCAACTGTTGCGTCATCTGTTACTGTGCTCGGCGCTGTGTAGCCTGTTGTAGAAGTTATTAATAAATTACTTGCACTGCTTGGGCGTTGTGTATTTCCCTGGAATGATAAAACTTCGTTGTCATTCGGAGAATTTTGAAATATCCTGTTTGAAAATAAGCCTGTTCCGATTGCTAAAACCATGTTAAACGCTCCCCAAATAATTAAAAGAATAATTAAAAGTATTAGCCACTTTTTATGCTCCATTTATAAATTTAGTTTTATCCGAAGTTTTTAATAAGTCTATACAATCTTGAAATCTTTTATATAAAATTGTAACCATACTTTCAGCGTCTATTCTTTGAAGTGCAGTCATTGCTGTTCCGCTCATGTCGTAATTAATAACATAAATTGCTGCGAGATTGCTCGCTGCTTCCTGCAAAATATATTTTACATCAACATTTAAAGAAGAATAATTGTCTGAAAAATTATAACCTGCTGCGACATTAATGTAACTTTCAGCCTGTCCGATAAAGAAATTTGTATATGCTTCTGTTGCCGAAGTTGCAGATTTTCTTACTCCTGCTTTATAGCCTATTTGCGCTGTTGTTGCGAAAATTCCTGTATCTGCCATTCTTAATACGAATGAACAAACATATTTAAAGATTTGTCTTGGACGCAAAGCCAGCATGCCCTTATAATTCCTTCTGCTATGTGGCTTCCTATAATTTTATTGCCTTCTTCAAATTGAACAAACGCCAATGCTGCTTTAATCTCATCATCTTTTAATAACTTTATTCTGTGATTTTCAACCAGCATTAATAGATTAATATACATTTCTTCTTTTAACAATTTCTTAGACTTTTTGCCCTCGCTGTCTGTTTGTCTTGAAGCATTATTTAGGGCAAAAGTCTTTCTTTTCGTTTTATAATTATTCATTAATTCTGAATATACTCCGAAGCCTACTCCGCCGTCATCAATTCCTATCTGCTTATAATTATAAGAAATATTTAGAAGCTTTATTTTTTCTGCTGTTTCTGTCGTAAATTTATGCTTTGAAATTTCATGCCCTACTTGTTCAATCTTATTTTTATTTGTTCCATCAAAACTTTCAAAAGTGTTTTCATCTGTTCCAAAGCCTGCTATATCACAGCCTAAATAATATTTTCTATTTGGCAATAAATTTTCTCTTCTTTCCAATACGCAGATCTCTTTTATCTGTTCGTCTGAAAAAACTCTATGAAGTTCATCTAAAAACTGCGCTAAATATTCCTGCGCATATTGAAGTTTTGACATTCTTTCTTTTTCTCTTGCTAA
The sequence above is a segment of the Candidatus Omnitrophota bacterium genome. Coding sequences within it:
- a CDS encoding phage portal protein, translating into MDVSNSVVGTLNTNSYTDPTANTTDFYNSQSSKIDGVTGEESSHTPDFNKWHGYYEEVSIFGALVDILASWTVGKGFKGQEKEINKIKNIKGWGKDDINSIFENQLRTALICGDSFAEIIKDKAGRITNLKPINPGTIKIIVNDNGILDRYEQYITISGQKKMVNKFEPKQIFHLCWNRLADEIHGKSLAKRAEPIIKQIKQLQEDLGIRFHRIVRPLRLFVANTDDTTTLTEVEAKLNSSYKNCEIIVIPDKTLEEKDGAAIPSAVDAIQYLNNLLRNFVSACNCPEVIIGWSEGTTDASAKIVYLAFQQPTERKQKFMEEQIRLQLGIEINFEFPASLEPVTETAGDMPTNELPKNNPPESDEKKAGKLNNIMKK